One window from the genome of Montipora foliosa isolate CH-2021 chromosome 5, ASM3666993v2, whole genome shotgun sequence encodes:
- the LOC138002418 gene encoding uncharacterized protein, producing MGPRILAPVGSSDHNIVQWLPSLGNVTRAKPIKRLVRRYPRSGRLVTAHDWHSELGSTPTADDFAAAFTSQLILAVDLTFPLKTLKCNHSDKPWITPAIKLLIKDRQKAFHNLNLPLWRSLRHKVQQEIAERKKAYYKNKVQDLRKDDCRSWWGTVNRLTGRSEKATSYSLECDGKVLNEMELADTLNRFYVSVNEDIPPLDATTIQAFLLAETCVPTIQPQELCRKLLAVQPFKAQGPDNVPCRILKEFAYELAEPVTTIFSATLASGIVPAIWKDSNVTPIPKIQSPTYEGDFRPISLTPCLSKILEDFVVTWMIDDIRNGISSNLCMLVCDGSNFFHDEVAVVSSQVVKDNRHLFSYLEVWLADPLNLPVM from the exons ATGGGCCCGCGTATTTTGGCTCCAGTAGGATCAAGCGATCATAACATTGTGCAATGGTTACCTAGTTTGGGAAATGTAACACGCGCAAAGCCCATTAAGCGCCTGGTACGTCGGTACCCCCGGTCTGGGAGGTTGGTAACCGCACATGACTGGCATAGTGAACTTGGTTCCACTCCAACGGCCGATGATTTTGCTGCCGCCTTTACATCACAGCTAATTTTAGCGGTGGATCTTACATTCCCTCTGAAAACCTTAAAGTGTAACCATAGTGACAAGCCTTGGATTACTCCAGccattaaattattaattaaagaCCGACAGAAAGCCTTTCACAATCTAAACCTGCCCCTGTGGCGGTCACTAAGGCATAAAGTACAACAAGAAAttgcagaaagaaagaaagcataCTATAAAAACAAAGTCCAGGATTTAAGGAAAGACGACTGCCGCAGTTGGTGGGGTACTGTCAACAGACTGACCGGCAGGTCCGAGAAAGCAACGTCTTACTCGCTGGAATGTGATGGTAAAGTCCTGAATGAGATGGAGTTAGCTGACACCTTAAACAGATTTTATGTTTCCGTTAATGAGGATATTCCACCTTTGGATGCCACTACAATACAAGCTTTCTTATTGGCCGAGACTTGTGTTCCAACTATCCAGCCCCAGGAACTTTGCAGGAAGCTCTTGGCAGTTCAACCTTTCAAAGCACAGGGACCTGACAATGTGCCATGTCGTATTCTGAAAGAATTCGCCTATGAATTAGCGGAACCTGTCACCACAATTTTTAGTGCAACCCTTGCTTCTGGAATTGTTCCTGCTATTTGGAAAGATTCAAACGTTACACCAATTCCAAAGATCCAGTCTCCTACATATGAAGGTGATTTTAGACCTATATCCCTTACGCCCTGTCTGTCTAAGATTTTAGAGGACTTCGTGGTCACGTGGATGATTGACGATATCAGGAATGGGATCAGCTCTAACCT TTGTATGCTTGTTTGCGATGGCTCCAATTTCTTTCATGATGAAGTGGCTGTCGTATCCTCGCAGGTTGTGAAAGATAACAGGCACCTTTTTAGTTATCTTGAAGTTTGGTTAGCTGATCCTTTGAACTTGCCAGTGATGTGA
- the LOC138003038 gene encoding cannabinoid receptor 2-like, which yields MFFVAYNMNYSLNESKALGDTIAQGGGDLWNQFLTISMISAVYLSILSVVTTLANGVLLVALYQDPFKVLRQPPTIFITGLALADFLTGVVVEPLFAYFYFKVYSNTITNEEYNKILKAAGILSSITMNVSFLTILFLSWIQLIAISFPLWHKEFITGRRVLACVCGIWIYSLLFSTLLLMGVPEKIFQKLDVFINLSLIHALILFAYILLHVSYRRQVRQSLIAFSRCDQFAETRIANAVEYRRRKDQRYFAMVSLLLTTCLLVFTVPVTVMWYLTLYCVPGTYEAQVKATIANIAVDTTLFLKFLIDPFIYAWRLPKFRQAVRAIFWRRMSSTVDVITMVTIKFRTGSTG from the coding sequence ATGTTTTTCGTTGCATACAACATGAACTATTCGTTGAACGAATCTAAAGCTCTTGGCGACACAATTGCCCAAGGCGGTGGGGATCTTTGGAATCAGTTTCTCACAATCTCAATGATTTCCGCAGTTTATCTCTCCATTTTATCAGTTGTAACCACTTTGGCAAATGGTGTTCTTCTCGTAGCTTTGTATCAAGATCCTTTTAAAGTACTTCGTCAACCGCCAACAATTTTCATCACCGGTTTAGCGCTTGCAGATTTTCTCACCGGCGTTGTGGTAGAACCCCTTTTCGCTTACTTCTACTTCAAAGTCTACAGCAACACTATCACCAACGAGGAGTACAACAAAATCCTTAAAGCGGCAGGAATTCTCTCTAGCATTACGATGAACGTGTCTTTCCTGACAATCCTGTTTCTGTCCTGGATTCAACTGATCGCCATTTCATTTCCTCTTTGGCATAAAGAGTTCATCACTGGCAGGAGAGTATTGGCTTGCGTGTGCGGAATCTGGATCTATTCTCTCTTATTCTCGACCTTGCTGCTGATGGGAGTTCCTGAAAAGATTTTTCAAAAACTAGACGTATTTATTAATCTTTCCCTTATACATGCTCTTATACTTTTTGCTTACATATTGCTTCATGTCTCATATAGACGTCAAGTAAGGCAAAGCCTTATTGCCTTCTCACGTTGCGACCAGTTTGCTGAAACCAGAATTGCAAACGCTGTGGAGTACCGTCGAAGAAAAGACCAGCGATATTTCGCAATGGTGAGCTTACTACTCACAACATGTCTCCTGGTGTTTACTGTTCCAGTGACTGTAATGTGGTACTTAACACTTTATTGCGTCCCTGGGACTTATGAAGCTCAAGTTAAAGCTACAATCGCTAACATAGCAGTTGACACTACTTTGTTTCTTAAGTTCTTGATCGACCCATTTATATATGCATGGAGGTTGCCCAAGTTCAGACAAGCTGTCAGAGCGATTTTTTGGAGAAGAATGTCCTCGACAGTGGATGTCATAACAATGGTTACTATTAAGTTTCGTACAGGCTCAACaggttga
- the LOC138002419 gene encoding uncharacterized protein has translation MKQVLHVRLATPTDITDFWKTEAMGVSVSSCTCEAGKMSKEEKAELKLIDESCKLQGKGWLKKYPWKKDPACLPGNNYTQVLKKLEATERRLMKKPEYAKLYGDQIKEMEEMRFSRKLTEKEIEEYKGPIHYVAHHAVVRPEKKTTPIRIVFNISPSFNGHTLNDYWFKGPDILNHLFGVLIRFRENYLALCGDITKMYHMIAIPIFDQHVHRFIWREGARTGCLREDCSYVWRPSCTNHGNNSDAKNGRDE, from the coding sequence ATGAAACAAGTCCTCCATGTTCGTCTGGCCACGCCTACAGATATCACCGACTTTTGGAAGACAGAAGCCATGGGAGTGTCTGTTTCGTCATGCACCTGTGAAGCAGGGAAGATGTCCAAAGAAGAGAAGGCAGAGCTAAAGCTAATAGACGAAAGCTGTAAACTTCAAGGAAAGGGTTGGCTTAAGAAGTACCCATGGAAGAAAGATCCCGCGTGTTTACCCGGCAACAACTATACGCAAGTTTTGAAAAAGCTGGAAGCAACCGAGCGACGCTTGATGAAGAAACCAGAATACGCCAAATTGTACGGGGATCAGATTAAGGAAATGGAAGAAATGCGATTTTCCAGAAAGTTAACAGAAAAGGAAATTGAAGAGTACAAGGGACCTATACATTATGTGGCGCATCACGCTGTTGTTCGTCCAGAGAAGAAAACCACACCTATAAGAATTGTCTTTAATATCTCACCCTCTTTCAACGGTCACACGCTTAACGACTACTGGTTTAAAGGGCCAGATATACTTAATCATCTCTTTGGCGTCCTCATACGATTCAGAGAGAATTATCTTGCTTTATGTGGTGACATAACAAAGATGTACCACATGATCGCCATACCAATATTTGACCAACACGTACACAGATTTATTTGGAGAGAAGGAGCGAGAACTGGATGTCTACGTGAAGACTGTTCTTACGTTTGGAGACCGTCC